A window from Chryseobacterium vaccae encodes these proteins:
- a CDS encoding TetR/AcrR family transcriptional regulator produces the protein MKKSEATRLNILQKAFELIYVKGYQTTSIDEIIATTQVTKGAFYYHFKTKDEMGLAIINELLINNFKSIFIEPLQNSDQPLESIYNLLYNVLMENDLLKVAYGCPASNFTQEMAPWHVDFTKALNKLSVQWEDAIISCIENGKKNNSLKENVNAKEIAVFVMSGYWGVRNLGKLENSKSVYLIYLKGLKSYFKSLE, from the coding sequence ATGAAAAAATCAGAAGCAACCCGTTTAAATATTCTTCAGAAAGCCTTTGAACTGATTTATGTGAAAGGTTATCAGACCACAAGCATCGATGAAATCATTGCAACCACCCAGGTAACAAAAGGGGCTTTCTATTATCATTTTAAAACAAAAGATGAAATGGGTCTGGCCATCATTAATGAACTTCTGATCAATAATTTCAAAAGCATCTTCATTGAACCTCTGCAAAACAGCGATCAGCCTTTAGAAAGTATTTACAACCTGCTGTATAACGTTTTAATGGAAAATGATTTGTTAAAGGTTGCATACGGCTGCCCGGCTTCCAATTTCACGCAGGAAATGGCTCCATGGCATGTAGATTTTACCAAGGCTCTGAATAAACTTTCTGTACAATGGGAGGATGCCATTATTTCGTGTATTGAAAACGGAAAGAAAAATAACTCGTTAAAAGAGAATGTCAACGCAAAAGAAATTGCCGTTTTTGTAATGTCCGGCTATTGGGGAGTGCGGAATTTAGGGAAACTGGAAAACTCAAAATCCGTGTATCTCATTTATTTAAAAGGACTTAAATCTTATTTCAAATCTTTGGAATAA